A portion of the Podospora pseudoanserina strain CBS 124.78 chromosome 2, whole genome shotgun sequence genome contains these proteins:
- a CDS encoding hypothetical protein (COG:S; EggNog:ENOG503PPKD): MKSFTLLAGLLFSSTASSAVQGIKSPKPPSLDHLCLVNFTLGDAIPIGSGPRGIRLVIPILNGTFWGPRLKGTILPIGADWALLDPKYGLDPDKSFTADVRTTFKTHDGEFIQITLSGERQSDDARKRTLVRIGMETGSERYYWVNSLVGLGVVTRPAEEGREFELGMEFWQAQL; encoded by the exons ATGAAGAGCTTCACACTTCTCGCAGGTCTTTTGTTCTCGTCCACGGCTTCATCAGCCGTGCAGGGCATAAAGTCCCCCAAGCCCCCATCGCTGGACCATCTTTGCTTGGTCAATTTTACTTTGGGTGACGCTATCCCGATTGGAAGCGGACCAAGAGGCATTCGGCTGGTTATCCCCATCTTGAACGGCACCTTCTGGGGACCTAGACTTAAGG GTACCATCTTACCGATCGGTGCGGACTGGGCCCTGCTGGATCCGAAGTATGGCCTTGATCCAGACAAGAGCTTTACAGCTGATGTCAGGACCACATTCAAAACACACGACGGGGAGTTTATCCAGATCACTCTTTCTGGGGAAAGACAGTCTGATGATGCACGGAAGCGGACTCTAGTCAGAATCGGCATGGAGACGGGAAGCGAACGGTACTACTGGGTGAATTCGTTGGTTGGACTTGGAGTGGTGACGAGGCCCGCTGAGGAGGGCAGAGAGTTTGAACTTGGAATGGAGTTCTGGCAGGCTCAGCTTTGA